GCGTCGGTGGAGCATTCGATGAGGTTGTTGGCCGCGGTGACGATTTGCTCCTTGTCCAGGATTCTGGACAGGCGCTCCACCAGGGCGGCCCTGAACTTCTGGTCGGCTTCCCAGTTCTGCCAGAAGCGCTCCAGACAGCCCGAAAGCTCGCGGAAGTATTCCGGCGACAGGGCTGCGCGTTCAGCCTGCAGCCGGGCGTTGACGCTCTGGCGGACGTCCTTGGGCGGGATGAACGGGTTGTAGCGGATGATGAACAGCTCTTCGGCCAGGTCCAGGGCCAGCTGTTGCAGGTATTCGGGCCAGGTCTGGAACTCTTCGAGGGGAAGTCCGAGGACGCGTTTGACCAGGCGTTCGGGGGCGAGGGATATATGTGGTCCTTTCTGGGGCATGGCGATTTCCGTTGGTCTGGCCTGAGGGCGGGCCGTTGCTGAAGGCGCGGCGCGGCGGAAGGGCATCCGCGGTCACGAAAAAAGATAATTTTTAATCGCAAGATAGGGGGTTGGCAAGGCGAAAAGGCGGGGCAGGCCGGGAACGCCCGCCCGGCGCGGTGCGCCGGGCGGGGGGGCGGGTCAGAAGGAGGACGCCTCGCATTCGAGGCTGCGGGCGTAGATGTGCCCGGGGTCGGTCATGGTGTCCAACAGACCTGCCCGGGCCTGAACCATGGTCATGAGCTTGTGCAGGGTCGGGGACTGGGGGGCGAGCAGGGCCTGGCCGGAGGAGAAAAAGGCCTGCATGAATTTTTCCTTGGCCGTGGGTTCCCGGCGCAGTTCCTTGCTTTCGACGGCGGTCAGCCCGGCCAGGGTGCCGGCCGTCTTGACGGCCTCGTCCAGGTCGCCGAGCTGGTCCACGAGCTTGGCCTCCTGGGCCACCTGACCGAGGAAGACCCGGCCCTGGGCCATCTTCTCGACATCATCGGGAGCCATGCGGCGGCCGTTGGCCACGCGGCTGATGAAGAGGTTGTAGCCGAACTTGAGGAGGTGCTCGATGGACGCCTCGACCTTCGGCGCCAGGGGGCGCAGGGGGTTGCCCAGGTCGGCCAGGGAGGTGGTGCCGATGCCGTCGCTCGTTATGCCCACAGATTCGGCCGCGTTCTCGAAGGTCGGGAAGGCAGCGAAGATGCCGATGGAGCCCGTCAGGGTCGTGGGCGCGGCCACGATGCGGTTGGCGCCCGCGGCGATCCAGTAGGCTCCGGACGCGGCCACGCTGCCCATGGACACGACCACGGGCTTGCCGGCTTCCTGGGTGCGCGCGATTTCGTGGTGGATTTCCTCGGAGGCCGCGGCGCTGCCGCCGGGGCTGTCCAGGCGCAGGACCACGGCCACCACGGAGGAGTCCTGCCGGGCCTGCCGGAACAGTTCGGCCAGGGATTCGCTGCCCGTCATGCTTTCGGGCTGCTTGCCGGGCATGATGGGGCCGCGGGCGCGGATGACGGCTACGAGTTCCTTGGCCTTTGACGCATGGGCCGCCGTCATGGCGAGGTAGTCGCGGAAGGAGACGCGGTGCATGTCCCGGGACTTCAGGCCGGTCTTGCCTTCGAGGAACTGGTCGAACTGGTCGCCCGTGCGGATGTCGTCCACCAGCCTGGCCGTCACGGCCAGCTTGGCCGCGTCGCCCTCGACGTCGCGCAGGCGGGTGTCGATGTTCTCGACGTAGGCCGTGATGTCCGCCGCGGTCACGCTGCGGTTCTTGCCCAATTCCGCGAGGTAGGCCTGCCACAGGCCGTCGAGCCACTGGCGGCTCGATTCGCGCGCTTCATAGGACATGGAGTCGCGCATGAAGGGTTCGGCCGCCGACTTGTAGTCGCCGACGCGGTAGACGTGGAAGTTGATGCGCAGTTTGTCCAGGAGGCCCTTGAAGTAGGTCTGGTACATGCCGAAGCCGTTGATCATCACCCCGCCCAAGGGGTTCACGGAGACCGAGTCGGCGTAGGAGGCCAGCAGGTACTGGCCCTGGGTGTAGAACATGGCGTGGGCCAGGACGGGCTTGCCCGTTTCCTTGAAATCCCGGATGGCCTTGCCGATGTCCGTGAGTTTCGTCGTGTCGCAGCCCTGCAGGTCGCGGGGGTCGATGACCATGGCCTTGATGCGCGAATCCGTGGCGGCCCTGCGGACGGCGTCGATGACGTCCTGGGCCTTGGTCTCGTCGGCCACGGCCGTCTCGCGCCCGAGCTTGAGGAAGGCCTCGGCCGGGTCGGGCGGCGTGGTCTCCTCCACGAGGGTGCCGGAGGGGTTGAGCAGCAGGACCGAATTGGAGTCCAGGGTCTCCTTGGTGTCGGAGAACACGGCCACCAGCAGGACGATGATGACGATGATGAAGAAGATGTTGGCGAAGGCGTTCCGGATGCCGGTCAGCACCTTCCAGACTATGCCGAGAACCTTGGTCAGACGGGAGAGTATATCCACGATGTCCGCTCCTGTTATTGTTGCAGCGCCAATCTTCCGTAGGCGGCCTGGCCGAGTGAGATGCATGCGTCGTTGGGTGGCAGGGCCAGGTGCGCGAGCACCGTGAGGCCTTCCCGTTCGAGCAGTCCGGGAAGGGCGGCGGCCAGCGTCAGGTTCTGCATGACCCCGCCGCTCAAGGCCACTGTGGAGCAGCCGCACTGCCCGGCCAGGCGGACGCAAAGCCCGGCAAGACCGTCCATGAGCCCGAGGTGGAAACGTCTGCTGATTCTGGCCGAAGGCTCGCCGTCGCGCCACTGCGCATGGACCTGGGCGAAGAGCTTCAGTGTGTCGAGTTCCACGAGGCCGTCATGTTCGATGATGGGGCACGTATATCCGTCTTTTTCGCTTTTGTCTTGTATGGCTTCGAGCCGGATTGCGGCCTGTCCTTCGTAGGAGATGCGGTCGCAGACGCCGAGCATGGCGGCGACGGCGTCGAAGAGGCGCCCGCAGCTGGAGGACAGGGGGGAGTTCAGACGGCGGTCGAGCATCTGGCCCACGACCCTGTCGGCCGCGGCGTGCTCCGCCAGCCACGGCCACGGTTTTCCGCCGTCGGCCTCGATGCCGAGGGCGTGCAGGAAGGCCCGGGCCAGCCGCCACGGTTCGCGGGCCGCGGCGTCGCCGCCGGGCAGCATGACCTGGGAGAAGCGCCCCAGACGCACGTGCCGCAGTTCG
The Desulfomicrobium escambiense DSM 10707 genome window above contains:
- the sppA gene encoding signal peptide peptidase SppA → MDILSRLTKVLGIVWKVLTGIRNAFANIFFIIVIIVLLVAVFSDTKETLDSNSVLLLNPSGTLVEETTPPDPAEAFLKLGRETAVADETKAQDVIDAVRRAATDSRIKAMVIDPRDLQGCDTTKLTDIGKAIRDFKETGKPVLAHAMFYTQGQYLLASYADSVSVNPLGGVMINGFGMYQTYFKGLLDKLRINFHVYRVGDYKSAAEPFMRDSMSYEARESSRQWLDGLWQAYLAELGKNRSVTAADITAYVENIDTRLRDVEGDAAKLAVTARLVDDIRTGDQFDQFLEGKTGLKSRDMHRVSFRDYLAMTAAHASKAKELVAVIRARGPIMPGKQPESMTGSESLAELFRQARQDSSVVAVVLRLDSPGGSAAASEEIHHEIARTQEAGKPVVVSMGSVAASGAYWIAAGANRIVAAPTTLTGSIGIFAAFPTFENAAESVGITSDGIGTTSLADLGNPLRPLAPKVEASIEHLLKFGYNLFISRVANGRRMAPDDVEKMAQGRVFLGQVAQEAKLVDQLGDLDEAVKTAGTLAGLTAVESKELRREPTAKEKFMQAFFSSGQALLAPQSPTLHKLMTMVQARAGLLDTMTDPGHIYARSLECEASSF